A single Biomphalaria glabrata chromosome 2, xgBioGlab47.1, whole genome shotgun sequence DNA region contains:
- the LOC106064762 gene encoding eukaryotic translation initiation factor 3 subunit B-like produces MAAGRVDSESRKSRDSESHIEDEEIEVEEEEPNFSDPEDFVDDVTDEELLGDVLRKRPKPSDSVDSVIIVDCIPKVGKERLDKLKNVIKKLFSKFGTVVNAFYPLDDEGNTKGYMFLEFSSPQNAHEAVKMTNGYKLDKQHSFKVNHFSDFEKYINVPDEWTPPDPKPYQDLGNLRSWLQNKESYDQFSVIYGEGEKTAIFLNTPEPSMVEERARWTETYVRWSPQGTYLATFHVKGIALWGGPKFSQIMRFSHPGVQLIDFSPCEKYLVTFSPLQDNHEDPQAIIIWDIRSGAKKRGFHCESRSTWPIFKWNQNGNYFARIGEEAISIYETPSFGLLDKKSLKIPAVRDFSWSPTDDIIAYWVPEQSNTPARVTLIEIPSRNELCVRNLFNVADCKMHWQKSGDYLCVKVDRYKTKKTDDKDQIKYSGIYYNFELFRIREKQIPVDKVEEKDPVLAFAWEPIGNKFAYIHGEAPRINVTFYNIQPKGKVELLKTFEKRSANHLFWSPNGQFIVLAGLRSMNGVLEFIDTQDMTVMTQTEHFMATDVEWDPTGRYVVSAVSWWGHKVDNGYWLWNFQGILQHKQPLEKFCQLQWRPRPPSLLSENRVKEIKKNFKTWAQKFEQEDSMRKMTASKDMLEKRRKLMEDFREYRSQKDKEFAEMKEIRLQLRSGIDTDELHNQEDNFTEEIIEFLIKAEEKIVEE; encoded by the exons ATGGCGGCAGGTCGGGTAGATTCCGAGAGTAGAAAAAGCCGCGATAGTGAATCGCATATTGAAGATGAAGAAATAgaagtagaagaagaagaacctaATTTTAGCGATCCAGAAGACTTTGTCGATGACGTTACAGATGAAG aatTACTTGGAGATGTCCTGCGAAAAAGACCCAAGCCATCTGACAGTGTTGACTCAGTTATTATAGTTGACTGTATTCCCAAAGTAGGGAAAGAAAGAttagacaaattaaaaaatgtgattAAAAAGCTGTTTTCAAAATTTGGGACAGTTGTGAATGCCTTTTATCCTCTTGATGATGAAGGAAATACAAAAGg TTACATGTTTCTTGAGTTTTCTTCACCCCAGAATGCTCATGAAGCTGTTAAAATGACTAATGGCTATAAGCTTGATAAGCAGCATTCTTTCAAAGTGAACCATTTTTCAGATTTTGAAAA atACATCAATGTTCCTGATGAATGGACACCACCTGATCCAAAGCCTTATCAAGACTTG GGTAATCTACGAAGCTGGCTTCAAAACAAAGAGAGTTATGATCAGTTCAGTGTTATTTATGGTGAAGGGGAAAAAACTGCCATCTTTCTAAACACACCAGAACCTTCTATGGTTGAAGAAAGAGCT AGATGGACAGAGACTTATGTGCGTTGGTCACCTCAAGGAACATACCTTGCCACATTTCATGTCAAAGGTATTGCTTTATGGGGTGGCCCAAAGTTTTCACAGATAATGAGATTTAGTCATCCTGGTGTACAACTGATTGACTTCTCCCCTTGTGAAAA GTATTTAGTTACTTTTAGTCCATTACAAGACAACCATGAGGATCCACAGGCAATTATCATTTGGGATATACGTTCTGGAGCAAAAAAAAGAGGCTTTCATTGTGAAAGCAGAAGTACCTGGCCTATATTTAA GTGGAATCAAAATGGAAATTACTTTGCTAGAATTGGTGAAGAAGCTATTAGTATTTATGAAACACCG TCTTTTGGTTTACTAGacaagaaaagtttaaaaatccCAGCAGTAAG AGATTTTTCTTGGTCTCCAACTGATGACATTATTGCATATTGGGTCCCAGAACAATCAAATACACCAGCAAGGGTCACACTCATAGAGATACCAAGTAGGAATGAACTTTGTGTTAGAAACTTGTTTAATGTTGCAGATTGTAAAATGCATTGGCAAAAGAGTGGTGATTATCTCTGTGTCAAAGTTGATCGTTATAAAACTAAGAAGACTGATGACAAGGATCAAATTAAATACAGT gGCATATACTACAACTTTGAGTTATTCCgcattagagagaaacaaattcCTGTTGACAAAGTTGAAGAGAAAG ACCCTGTTTTAGCATTTGCATGGGAGCCTATTGGCAATAAGTTTGCTTATATACATGGTGAAGCACCAAGAATTAATGTTACTTTTTATAATATTCAACCCAAGGGAAAAGTTGAGCTCTTGA aaacatttgaaaaaagGTCAGCAAATCATCTTTTCTGGAGTCCTAATGGTCAGTTTATTGTGTTGGCTGGCCTTAGAAG CATGAACGGAGTATTAGAGTTCATTGATACACAAGATATGACTGTGATGACTCAGACTGAACACTTTATGGCCACTGATGTGGAATGGGATCCTACAGGCAGATATGTAGTTTCTGCTGTTAGTTGGTGGGGACACAAG gtaGATAATGGCTATTGGCTATGGAATTTCCAAGGAATACTTCAGCATAAACAACCACTGGAAAAATTTTGCCAACTGCAGTGGCGTCCTCGTCCACCATCTTTGCTAAGTGAAAATAGAGTCAag gaaattaaaaagaatttcaaaactTGGGCTCAAAAGTTTGAACAAGAGGACAGTATGAGAAAAATGACGGCCTCTAAG GATATGCTTGAGAAGAGAAGAAAACTTATGGAGGATTTCAGAGAATATAGAAGTCAGAAAGATAAAGAATTTGCTGAAATGAAAGAAATTCGACTACAGCTTCGTTCAG GCATTGATACTGATGAATTGCACAACCAAGAGGATAACTTCACTGAAGAAATAATTGAATTTCTAATTAAAGCTGAAGAAAAAATTGTGGAAGAGTAG